GATCTTGTGCGCGGCCACGATGCCGAGGAAGAACCACAGCAGGAAGGCGACGAAGAGGGACTTGCGCTTCCTCGGACGGGGCGCGGTTTCCCCGGTCATGGCGGCGGCTCCTGGCGAGATGGCGGGAGCATGATAACCCTCGCTGACTCTCAAGAGAAGACAGGCCAGATCTGTAATGATTTCATTCCGGGTGCAGCGAGGCATCTGCTTCTGGATTCGAAATCACGGACGTTCGGCCGGTCCCGCGTAGGGGCGTATGGCAATATGCCCACGGATCGATGGGCCTCCGGTCATTGTAGGGGCGGTTCGCGAACCGCCCCTACACATGGGTCCTGCCATCGCTATTCCGTAAGCCGCAGGCACTGCGTCCCCAAAGCAGATTCCTCGGTCGCCCTCTCTTGGGTCCCCAGGCGGCGAGCCGCCTGGGCGGGCTCCCTCGGAATGACATCGGTTCACGATTCTCCCCCCTACCCCGCCTCGGCGTGGTGGGCGGTGAGGCGCTCGGGCAGGGCGGCGCCCCGCGCGAAGCGGTCCGGCGCGAGGGGGCCGATGTCCACGGAGCGGGCCTCGCCCTCCAGTATCCGCTCGGCCATGGCCTGGCCGATGGCGGGGCTGTGCTGGAAGCCGTGCCCGCTGAAGCCGGCGGCCGCGTGGAAGCCCTCAAGCCCGGCGAAGCCCCCCATGATGCCGTGGTTGTCCGGCGTCACCTCGTAGAGCCCGGCCCAGCCCCTCAGGATCCGCGCGCGCTCGAAGGCGGGGATTCGCCTCGCGGCGCGCCCGACGGCCCACTCGGCGGCCTCCCAGTCCACGCGCGTGTTGTAGCTGGGCTCCGCGTCCTGGGGGCCGTAGAGGATGAAGCCCTCCCCCTCGGGCTTGTAGGTCGTGTGCTGCCCAAGGTCGATGGTGAGCGGCATCCCGGGTGTGAGGCCGGGGACGGGCCCGCTCGCGAACACCTGGCGGCGGATGGGCCGGACCGGGAGCTCCACCCCGGCCATGCGGGCCACCTCGGCCGCCCAGGGCCCGGCGCAGCAGACGGCGCAATCGGTCTCGATGCTCCCCCGTGGCGTCTCCACCCCCCGGACCCTCGCGCCCTCGATGCGGATGCCCGTGGCCGGGGTCTCCTGGAGGATGCGGACGCCCAGCTCCCGGCAGCGCCGGGCGTAGCCCTGGACGGCCTCCTGGGGGCCCGCGTAGCCGTCCGCCCCGCAGAAGCTCCCCCCGCGCAGGTCGTCCGTCCGGATGAAGGGCCAGCGGCGGGCGATCTCCTCGGGCGGGAGGAGCTCGCTCGGCACCCCGAGGCGGGCGTGCAGGGCGCGGCTCTCCTGGAGGAGGGCCCAGTCCTCCTCCAGGCTGGCGAGCATGAGGTAGCCCACCCGGCGGAAGCCCGGGTCCACCCCGAACTCCCCGGCGAAGCCCTCCCAGCGGGGCAGGGCGGCCAGGGAGAAGCGCACGTTCACCTCGGTGGAGAAGTCCAGCCGGATGCCCCCCATGCAGGCACCGGTGGAGCCTTCCCCCAGGGCGCCCCGCTCGAGGAGGACGGCGCCCTTCATCCCGGCCCGGGCCAGGTGGTAGGCGACAGAGAGGCCCACCGCCCCCCCGCCGATGACGATGCAGGGGGAGGTGCTCGGGATGGTCATACGGGGACTCCTTCGGGCCGGAAGTCCCCTGAGTGTAACCCTTTTCGGCGGGAGGCGGAATCTTTTGGGAATCAGTGAATTGGGTCACGCTGGGCCCAAATTGACCTCTTGATCCCGGCCGCCGTCCCAGGTATCTTATTGGATTATTTGTACCAATACACACGGTTTGTTTCAGGATGAGATTGACTTGAATTAACTGCAGGTGTAGATTGCCTTAACAGTTTTGCTCCAATTGCCGCCGACGGCTCGTTAGTTCCAATAAGCGGGATTCCCACCTGATCCAAGCGGCACTCCGGCGTGGGGCCGGCCGCCGCGCTCCCTACGGACGATTGAGGACGCCGGATGCCGCCGCAGCCGCCGGACAGCCATTCGCGCTTTCTCCTGATCGAGGGCGAGGCGCGCATCCGCCGCCTCCTCTCCTCGATGCTCCAGGGGGCGGGGGCGAAGATCGTCCACAACATGCCCAACGGGAAGGCGGGGAAGGAGGTGCTCCTCAAGGAGCCCGTGGACGTGGTGGTGTGCGACTGGGGCGCCTCCGACACGGACGGCGTCGAGTTCCTCCGCGACGTCCGCACCTTCCCCCTCACCAAGTATCTCCCCTTCCTGATGATGAGCCGGGTCGGGCAGCTCAACGAGGCGGAGATCGCCGCCACCCGCGACTACGACGTGGACGGCCACCTCTTCAAGCCGATCACCCAGGAGGACCTGCAGCAGAAGGTCCGCGGCGCCGTCGCCCGCTACAACTCGATGGCCAAGGCCTACACCCACCTGGCCCGCGCCGCCGCCTTCATCGACATCGAGGACTTCGGCGAGGCCCGCAAGGAGATCCAGGCCGCCCAGCGGGAGGGCGCCGAGTCCCCCCGCGTGTGGAGCGAGGCGGGCAGCCTCCTCGGCGCGATGGACGCCCAGGCCGAGGCCAAGCAGTGCTTCCGCCGCAGCATCGAGCTCGACCGCACCTACGCCCGCGCCTACGACAGCCTCGGCGCCCTCCTCGAGGAGGAGGGGGACACGGCCGGGGCGGTGAAGTTCTACACCGCCTCCTCCCAGATCAGCCCGCGCAACCGGGACCGCCAGTTCTCCCTGGCCAAGACCCTGCTCGCCCAGGGGGACGAAGAGGGCGCGCGGCTGGCCATCCACCGGGGCATCGAGGCGGGGGGAGAGGCCTCCTCCCCGGCCGCCCGCAGCGCCGCCGCGGCGGAGTTCCTCATGGCGGCCGGGCGCGCCGACCTGGCGGAGAAGGAATACGCCTTCGCCCTCGAGGCCGATCCCGCCAACGCGCATTATTTCAACCGGCTGGGCATCGCCTTCCGGCGCCAGAAGAAGTACGCCGAGGCCGTGGCGAACTACCGCAAGGCCATCCAGGTGGTGGCGAACGACCCGGTCCTCTACTACAACCTGGCCATCGCCCAGGCCGAAGCGGGCGAGCTCACCCAGGCCATCGGCACCCTCCGCCGCGCCCTGGTGCTTGACCCCCACTTCGAGGCCGCCGAGAGCCTGCTCCGCCGGATCATGGGCCGGATGGAGGCCTCCAACTAGGCCTTCCGCCCCCCGCCTTTCCGGTCCCGGCATCGCTGGAAAAGCGGGCCCGCATTCCCCTATAATTCCACCTGGTCGGCCTGCCTCGCGCTCTTCCATCCCAGGGAGCATCGCATGGAAGAAGGCAGGAGACTGCCCCGGTACGCCTACAACTGGATCAGCGCGGCCGGGGCCCTCGTCGCGGCGCTGGCCCTCTTCGCCATCGTCTTTCTCTTCATCATCTCGATGTACCTCGGGACCGAGAACCCCTACCTCGGCATCCTGATCTACCTCATCCTGCCCATGATTTTGGTGGCTGGGGCGCTCCTCATCCCCATCGGCATGTACGTCCACTGGCGCGTCTGGCAGCGGACGGGCGAAGTGCCCTTCATGAGGTGGCCGCACCTGGACCTCAACATCGAGCGCCACCGCAACGCGACCCTCGCCTTCATCCTGGGCTTCATGGCCTTCACCCTGCTGGGGAGCGTGGGGACCTACCAGGCCTACCACTTCACCGAGTCCGTCACCTTCTGCGGGCAGACCTGCCATGCCGTGATGAAGCCCGAGTTCACGACCTACCAGCACTCGCCGCACGCCCGGGTGACCTGCGCCGAGTGCCACGTCGGGGCGGGCGCGGGCTGGTACGCCAAGTCCAAGATGCAGGGGCTCTACCAGGTCTACGCGGTGACGTTCAACGCCTTCCCGCGCCCCATCCCCACGCCCATCACCAGCCTGCGCCCGGCGCGCGAAACCTGCGAGCAGTGCCACTGGCCCCAGAAGTTCTATGGCGCCATGCAGCGCCGGTTCGACCACTACCGCTACGACAAGGAGAACACCCGCTGGACCCTCAACATGCTGCTGAAGGTCGGGAGCGGGAACCCCGCCACCGCCCAGGAGTCGGGCATTCACTGGCACATCAACCCGGCGGTGACGGTGGAGTACATCGCCCGGGACGAGAAGCGCCAGGACGTCCCCTGGGTGCGCGTGACGGACAAGCGCAGCGGGCGGGCCGAGGTCTTCCAGGATTCGGCCAAGCCGCTGACGAAGGAGCAGATCGCCAAGGCCGAGGTCCGGAAGATGGACTGCATGGATTGCCACAACCGGCCCAGCCACAACCTCTTCCCCCCGGACTACGTGATGGACCTGGAGATGTTCGCGGGCCGGGTCGACCCCTCCATCCCCCAGATCAAGCTGGCCACCGTCACGGCGATGGCGAAGGATTACCCGACCGAGAAGGCGGCCATGGAAGGCATCGAGCGGGAGATCGCGGACTTCTACAAGAAGAACCACGCCGGCTTCTACGGGCAGAAGAAAGACTTCGTGGACAAGGCCATCAAGGCCGCGCAGGCGGCCTTCCGCAGCAACATCTTCCCCGAGATGAGGGCCAAGTGGTCCTCCTATCCGAACGACATCGGCCACTTCATCTTCCCCGGCTGCTGGCGGTGCCACGGCGGGAAGCACAAGAGCGAGGGCGGCAAGATCATCACCCACAACTGCGACGTCTGCCACATCATCCTCTCCCAGGGCCCGGGGCCCCAGAAGGAGTTCGTCTCCTCCGAGCAGGGCCTTCCGTTCCAGCACCCCGTCAACGTCGGCGGGGCCGAGAGGTTCATCGGCTGCTTCAACTGCCACAAGGGGGTGAAGCCGTAGGGCGGTTTTCACAGGTCGGGCCGGCCCCTCTCCCGCGATGGGGAGGGGCCGTTTTTTTGGGGGGGGGACGATGTCAGGGCGGCGGCTGAGCGGCCTCCAGCGGGAGACGGATGACGAAGGCGGCTCCTTCCCGCGGAGCGCTCTCGGCCCAGATCTTGCCGCCGTGCGCCTCGACGATCCCGTGGGAGACGGAAAGCCCCAAGCCCATGCCCTTGCCCTCGGGCTTGGTGGTGAAAAAGGGATCGAAGATCAGGTGCAGGATGTCCGCCGGGATGCCCGCGCCGGTGTCGGCGACGCGGAGCTCCCACCACTTCCCGCCGTCCTCGCTCACCTTCCTGGAGGAAACCGTCAGCGTCCCCCCCTCCGGCATGGCGTCCATGGCGTTGCGGAGCAGGTTGAGGAACACGTGCTGGATCTGATTTTCGTCTCCCACGGCCCTGGCGGGAGGCTCCAGGAGGTCCCGCGCGATTTCGACGCCCGCGAGGCGGAGTTCCGGCTCCAGGCGCTTGACGCACTGCGAGAGGACCTCCTCCGGGGAGAACGGCTCCATCGCCAGCTTCTCGTCGCTCGAGAAGCGCCTCAGGTTGTCGCAGATCCGGGTGATCCGCTTCACGTTGCGGAGGATCACCCCCGCCGACTCCCGGACCGGCGTATCCTCTCCGTGCTCCCACTGGAGCCGCTGGGCGTGGAGGCCGATGATGTTGGCGGGGTTCAAAATCTCGTGGGAGGCCCCCGCCGTCAGCGTCCCGATGGAGGAGAGCTTCTCGGCCCGGACGAGCATCTTTTGGGTGCGCTGGATCTCGTCCAGGGATGCCGCCAGCCGGGAGCGCTCCTTCAGTATCTCATCGTGCTGCGAATTCAGGATTCCCTCCGCCCGCCGCACGACCAGGAGCAAGCACCCGTACAACGCCCCGAAGGAGAGGAAGAGGCCGAAGAAGAAATAGCCGGCGTTGGAGTTCACCTCGGCCATCAGGCCCGTCACGTCCGCGTACGTCTCGAACACGGCTTCGGCCGACTTTTTCTCCCAGCGGACGGGGATGTAGCTTTCGGCGATGAACCGGCGGACGGCCGTCCCTGAGATGCCGTTGAATCTCTCCTTCCAGCCGAGGATGGTGAGCGGTTTCTCCGCGCCCGAGGAGAGGAAACGGAGCACGTTCGCTTCCTCCCCCTGCCCGATCTCGCGCGCCTCCGTCGAGAAGACGACCCGCCCCTTCAGATCGTAGATTTTCACCTTGAGGATGGGGAGGTGCCGGGCGAGCTCCTGGAGGCTCCGGTGGATCTCTCCGGTCTCCGGGCGGTTCCTCAGGGCGACGGCGTCGAGGCGGCCCGCCGAGGCGAGGTGGGCGCCGTAGGGCGGCCAGATGGCGTGAAACACCGTGCGCGTCAGAAGCTCGTTCTGGCGCTCCGCCAGCAAGATGATGCCGCCCACGGCGAAGTGGCGGTAGAGGATCACCAGCGCGGCGATGACCAGCGCGAGGGCGACCGCGCTCAGGAGGGAAAAGTGCCGCAGCAGCCGGAAGGTCCTCTTTCCCGCCGGCCGGGCGGTCTCCATGGGGACCGTCATCTTGGCGCTCTCATTCTCCGGACGGCCCTCACTTTCCCGGGCGGGGGCGCCGCGGGGGCGGGTTTGAAGCCCGCCCCCGCTAGATATGCAAGACGGCGGCGGCCCCCGTAGGGGCAGGCCCCTGTGCCTGCCCCATCCCGAGGGCGGCCACGGGGGGCCGCCCCTACAGGCGTGAACTGCCTACTTCTCCTTGAACCGGAAGGGCCCGCCGTACTTCTTGAGGATGCGCTCGTAGTCGCCCTCGTAGAGGCGGTCGTACTCGGGGAGCCAGGCGTCGAGGTCGCCCTCGCGCCAGTACTCGTAGTCGTAGGAAAACTTGCTGGGCTCGGCGAGCCGCTTGTAGAGGGCCGGGTAGCGCTCGAAGATCTGGCCGGGGCGGCAGCCGATGGGGCGCCAGTTCGGGTCGTCGGGCTTGGAGAGGTTCTCCTCGTCGTAGTTGCGCGTGCGCAGGTAGCGCAGCCGCTCCATGTCGAGGTCCGTGATCAGCACGCCCCGGCTCTCGCGCAGCCCCTCCATGCGCTCGGGGCCGGCGGCGAAGGCCCCGCCCACGATGGACTGCTCGTAGTCGAAGCCCTCCACCTTGTAGAGGTTCTGCGTCACCAGCACGTAGAAGAGGTTCTCGGCCGCCCGCGAGCGCGCCACGCAGCGCCAGGTGTCCCGCAGCGCGTAGCCCGTCTGGCTGTGCATGCCGTGGATGGGCGAGACGATGATCTCGGCCCCCTCGAGCATGAGCAGGCGCGGGAGCTCCGGCACCCAGAGCTCGCTGCAGATCTGGAGGCCGACCCGCCCCAGGTCGGTCTCCACGCAGCAGGGGCCCTGGCCCGGGAGGAGGTGGGCCTTGCCGCCGTAGAGGTAGGCGTTGAGCGGCGGGGTGTCGGGCTGCTGCCGGCAATAGCAGGCGAGCTCCTTGCCCTCGGGGCCGAAGAGGCGGAGCGTCAAGAGGTGGGCCCCCGGCATCTTGCTCTCGACCACGTTGCCCGCGATGATGTACATGGCGTGCTGCTTGGCCTTCTTCTTGAGCTCCTCCACCGGGTCGAAGGGGAACTTCTTGTTGTCGAGCGGCCCCGTCATCGGCCCGGGGTAGCCCTCCGGGTAGAGCAGGAGCTGGGCGCCCTTCGCCGCCGCCTCGTCGGCGTAGGCCACGGCCTCCTCGGCGTTGCGCCACTCCTCCTCGCCGTAGCGGGACTCGGGCAGGACGATCCCCACCCGGACGTGCGCGGCACGGTACGTCATGATCGGCGACTCCCCCTGATACGGGAAAATGGGACCCTGCATTCTGAAATAATAGGCAGTTCCCCGCCTCGCCGTCAAATTCCATCCCATCCATGGCAGGGGAAAGTCGCCTCGCCCGGGAGGGCGGGGCGGGCGCTCGGCGGGCGGGCTGGGGCGGGACGGGGGGAGTTTCCTCGGGATCCGGATCTTCCTCCTCCGGGTCATCCTCTTCGAGGTCCGGGCCGTCCTCTTCCGGATCATCCTCCTCCGCCTCCAGCCCCAGCATCTCGCGCAGCCTCGCGCCGAGGTCGGGGAGGGGCGGGCGGGCCGCTCGCCCGTGGAGGTCTTCGTGCCGGGAGTGGCCGTCGGCATTCGAATTCCGCCACGTCTCCCACCGGTGGCGGTCGGCATCCGCCTCGGCCCGGCCCAGGCTGCAGACGAGGAGGGCGAGGCGGTCCGGCGGGAGTTTTTCCATGGCCTCGGGCGCCAGGGCGGCCGCCGCCTCCACCGCCCGGACGAGGAGCATCCGGCGGGCCGCGCCCGCCACGTTCCGGCCCGAGGCGGGCGCCGTGCCCCCGGCCAGGGCGCGGGCCAGGCTCTCCGTCATCTGGGCGCGCTCGGCGGCCTCGACGAGCCGGTGGTAATACCGGGACACCGACTCTTTTGACACGTTTTTTCCCTCAATATCCGTTATTATCCGTGACGCCTCTGTCAGCGTGCCCCCGTTGAGCAGGCACTCCTTCACCGCCCCCTCGGCCTTGCTCCCGGCGATCTTCCCCGCCCGCCGCTTGCGGGAGCCCCGGTCGGGGCCGCGCTTCCGTCCTTCTCCCATCTCCGCTTCTCCTCTCCGGCCGCGACGCGCGGCCAACGCCAAGCCCGGCCGCGACATGCGGCCATCGCCAAGATAGGCCGGGGGGAGGGAAAGCCCGTTACCGCAATTTCGCGCAAATCGCAGCAATTTCATGGATGGGGGGAAAATGGCAGTGAAACGGAGGTTTCTTTTTGGCCCTCCCTCGCGCACCTGAACCCGACGTAGGCGTGGCCGGCGCGGAGGCGCCGGGGGCTCATGGCCTCGCGGTGGGTGGCGGCGCGGGGGCCGCGCGCGCATAGGCCGATTCGGCCGGACGGGTCCGGTTTCGGGTGGTGTAGAATGCCCCCCTGTTCACCTGTTCAACCCGGGGCGCCCGGCTTTTCTCCCTGTGCCCGGCGGCGCCCCGCGCGCGAAAGAGGAGGCTCGGCCATGGTTCCCAGCAAGAAGGTCTGTCTCGCGATCCTGGAGAGGATGCTCGCGATCCGCCACTTCGAGGGCCGGGTGGCGGAGCTCTACGGCGCCGGCCGCCTGCCCGGCTTCGTCCACCTCTCCTTGGGCGGGGAGGCGGCCGCGGCCGCCGTCTGCGCCTGCCTGCGCGTGGACGACCACATTATTTCCACCCACCGCGGCCACGGCCACTCGATCGCCAAGGGGGCGGACCTCAAGGGCATGATGGCCGAGCTCTTCGGCAAGAGCACCGGGCTGTGCAAGGGGAAGGGCGGCTCCATGCACATCGCGGACGCGCGCGTCGGAATGCTGGGGGCGAACGGGATCGTCGGGGCCGGCTTCCCCATCGCCGTCGGGGCGGGCTTCAGCGCCCAGTACCGGGGGACGGACCAGGTGACGGTGTGCTTCTTCGGGGACGGCGCCTCGAATCACTCCACCTTCCACGAGGGGCTCAACCTGGCCTCGATCTGGAGCCTTCCCGTCATCTTCCTGTGCGAGAACAACGGCTGGGCCATCTCAATCCGCCAGAGCGAGCACCAGCGGGTGGAGAACGTGGCGGACCGCGCCTCCGCCTACGGCGTCCCCGGAGCCAGCGTGGACGGCGGCGACGCGATTGCGGTCTACGAGGCCATGAGCGAGGCGGTGCGCCGGGCCCGGCGGGGCAAGGGGCCCAGCCTCGTCGAGTGCCGCATCGAGCGCTGGCGGGGGCACTTCGAGGGCGACCCCCAGGCCTACCGCTCCAAGAAGGAGAATGAGGTCTGGCGCGACAAGTCCCGCGACCCGCTGGAGCGCTTCAAGAAGACGCTCCTCGGCCGCAAGCTCTTGACCGCCGCGCAGTTCGATCAGATGGAGGAAGAAGTGCGCGCCCGCATCGAGGAAGCGGTCCGCTTCGCGGAGGAGAGCCCTCTCCCCGCCGCCGAGGCGGCCCTGGAAGACCTCTACGCCCCGCGTCCGTGACCCCATCCGGGAGAGCGCATCATGCGTGAGATCACCTTCAGCCAAGCCCTGAACGAAGCCCTGATGGAGGAGATGGGGCGCGACAAGACCATCTTCGTCGCGGGCGAGGACGTGGCCCGCTTCGGGGGCATCTTCGGCGTCACGGCGGGGCTCCTCAAGAAGTTCGGCCCCAAGCGGGTGAAGGACACCCCCATCAGCGAGTCCGCCATCGCGGGCCTCGCGCTGGGCTCCGCCCTCACGGGGCTGCGGCCGGTCGTCGAGATCCAGTTCATGGACTTCCTCTGCTCGTGCATGGACGAGGTGGTGAACCAGATCGCCAAGACGCGCTACATGTACGGGGGCGCGGCGAGGGTGCCCCTCGTCATCCGCACCCAGGGCGGCGGGGGCTTCGGCGCGGCCGCCCAGCACTCGCAGACCCTCGAGGCGTGGTTCGCCCACGTGCCCGGCCTCAAGGTGGTGATGCCCGGCACGCCCCGGGACGCCAAGGGGCTGCTCAAGAGCGCCA
The Candidatus Tectomicrobia bacterium DNA segment above includes these coding regions:
- a CDS encoding FAD-binding oxidoreductase, with translation MTIPSTSPCIVIGGGAVGLSVAYHLARAGMKGAVLLERGALGEGSTGACMGGIRLDFSTEVNVRFSLAALPRWEGFAGEFGVDPGFRRVGYLMLASLEEDWALLQESRALHARLGVPSELLPPEEIARRWPFIRTDDLRGGSFCGADGYAGPQEAVQGYARRCRELGVRILQETPATGIRIEGARVRGVETPRGSIETDCAVCCAGPWAAEVARMAGVELPVRPIRRQVFASGPVPGLTPGMPLTIDLGQHTTYKPEGEGFILYGPQDAEPSYNTRVDWEAAEWAVGRAARRIPAFERARILRGWAGLYEVTPDNHGIMGGFAGLEGFHAAAGFSGHGFQHSPAIGQAMAERILEGEARSVDIGPLAPDRFARGAALPERLTAHHAEAG
- a CDS encoding tetratricopeptide repeat protein, coding for MPPQPPDSHSRFLLIEGEARIRRLLSSMLQGAGAKIVHNMPNGKAGKEVLLKEPVDVVVCDWGASDTDGVEFLRDVRTFPLTKYLPFLMMSRVGQLNEAEIAATRDYDVDGHLFKPITQEDLQQKVRGAVARYNSMAKAYTHLARAAAFIDIEDFGEARKEIQAAQREGAESPRVWSEAGSLLGAMDAQAEAKQCFRRSIELDRTYARAYDSLGALLEEEGDTAGAVKFYTASSQISPRNRDRQFSLAKTLLAQGDEEGARLAIHRGIEAGGEASSPAARSAAAAEFLMAAGRADLAEKEYAFALEADPANAHYFNRLGIAFRRQKKYAEAVANYRKAIQVVANDPVLYYNLAIAQAEAGELTQAIGTLRRALVLDPHFEAAESLLRRIMGRMEASN
- a CDS encoding NapC/NirT family cytochrome c, encoding MEEGRRLPRYAYNWISAAGALVAALALFAIVFLFIISMYLGTENPYLGILIYLILPMILVAGALLIPIGMYVHWRVWQRTGEVPFMRWPHLDLNIERHRNATLAFILGFMAFTLLGSVGTYQAYHFTESVTFCGQTCHAVMKPEFTTYQHSPHARVTCAECHVGAGAGWYAKSKMQGLYQVYAVTFNAFPRPIPTPITSLRPARETCEQCHWPQKFYGAMQRRFDHYRYDKENTRWTLNMLLKVGSGNPATAQESGIHWHINPAVTVEYIARDEKRQDVPWVRVTDKRSGRAEVFQDSAKPLTKEQIAKAEVRKMDCMDCHNRPSHNLFPPDYVMDLEMFAGRVDPSIPQIKLATVTAMAKDYPTEKAAMEGIEREIADFYKKNHAGFYGQKKDFVDKAIKAAQAAFRSNIFPEMRAKWSSYPNDIGHFIFPGCWRCHGGKHKSEGGKIITHNCDVCHIILSQGPGPQKEFVSSEQGLPFQHPVNVGGAERFIGCFNCHKGVKP
- a CDS encoding HAMP domain-containing histidine kinase; the protein is MTVPMETARPAGKRTFRLLRHFSLLSAVALALVIAALVILYRHFAVGGIILLAERQNELLTRTVFHAIWPPYGAHLASAGRLDAVALRNRPETGEIHRSLQELARHLPILKVKIYDLKGRVVFSTEAREIGQGEEANVLRFLSSGAEKPLTILGWKERFNGISGTAVRRFIAESYIPVRWEKKSAEAVFETYADVTGLMAEVNSNAGYFFFGLFLSFGALYGCLLLVVRRAEGILNSQHDEILKERSRLAASLDEIQRTQKMLVRAEKLSSIGTLTAGASHEILNPANIIGLHAQRLQWEHGEDTPVRESAGVILRNVKRITRICDNLRRFSSDEKLAMEPFSPEEVLSQCVKRLEPELRLAGVEIARDLLEPPARAVGDENQIQHVFLNLLRNAMDAMPEGGTLTVSSRKVSEDGGKWWELRVADTGAGIPADILHLIFDPFFTTKPEGKGMGLGLSVSHGIVEAHGGKIWAESAPREGAAFVIRLPLEAAQPPP
- a CDS encoding carbon-nitrogen hydrolase family protein, translating into MTYRAAHVRVGIVLPESRYGEEEWRNAEEAVAYADEAAAKGAQLLLYPEGYPGPMTGPLDNKKFPFDPVEELKKKAKQHAMYIIAGNVVESKMPGAHLLTLRLFGPEGKELACYCRQQPDTPPLNAYLYGGKAHLLPGQGPCCVETDLGRVGLQICSELWVPELPRLLMLEGAEIIVSPIHGMHSQTGYALRDTWRCVARSRAAENLFYVLVTQNLYKVEGFDYEQSIVGGAFAAGPERMEGLRESRGVLITDLDMERLRYLRTRNYDEENLSKPDDPNWRPIGCRPGQIFERYPALYKRLAEPSKFSYDYEYWREGDLDAWLPEYDRLYEGDYERILKKYGGPFRFKEK
- a CDS encoding thiamine pyrophosphate-dependent dehydrogenase E1 component subunit alpha; translated protein: MVPSKKVCLAILERMLAIRHFEGRVAELYGAGRLPGFVHLSLGGEAAAAAVCACLRVDDHIISTHRGHGHSIAKGADLKGMMAELFGKSTGLCKGKGGSMHIADARVGMLGANGIVGAGFPIAVGAGFSAQYRGTDQVTVCFFGDGASNHSTFHEGLNLASIWSLPVIFLCENNGWAISIRQSEHQRVENVADRASAYGVPGASVDGGDAIAVYEAMSEAVRRARRGKGPSLVECRIERWRGHFEGDPQAYRSKKENEVWRDKSRDPLERFKKTLLGRKLLTAAQFDQMEEEVRARIEEAVRFAEESPLPAAEAALEDLYAPRP